In Desulfovibrio psychrotolerans, a genomic segment contains:
- a CDS encoding DMT family transporter, whose translation MEEGRACTGIAVRYCARIPAFPYPADNFSGQTQRIVMNLRADSAMLPSVALFTAMMLWASSYIAMKVAVGGYDPIVVVFFRMLLGTCTFGLAWRQLRRVRLRKGDWKPLLLMALCEPCIYFILEAYALRYTSASQAGMIASSMPIFVALGAFFFLGERLSRRVWGGFLLASSGVVWLSLAGESTESAPNPLLGNTLETLAMASAAVYVVIAKRLSAYYPPLFITAAQCTAGTVFFFPLLFLPTTQMPAEFPPDATLSVVYLGTVITIGAYGLYNYGVSKIPAGQAGAWINLIPVATLVMGWLILGETLTPTQYLASVLVLLGVYLTQR comes from the coding sequence ATGGAAGAAGGACGCGCCTGCACAGGCATTGCCGTGCGGTACTGCGCCCGTATTCCCGCATTTCCGTATCCCGCAGACAATTTTTCCGGTCAGACTCAGAGGATAGTGATGAACCTTCGCGCGGATTCCGCCATGCTGCCCTCCGTGGCGTTGTTTACGGCCATGATGCTGTGGGCCAGTTCCTACATTGCCATGAAGGTTGCCGTGGGCGGGTATGATCCCATTGTGGTGGTGTTTTTCCGTATGCTGCTGGGCACCTGCACCTTCGGTCTTGCGTGGCGGCAACTCAGGCGGGTGCGGCTGCGCAAAGGAGACTGGAAGCCCCTGCTGCTCATGGCGTTGTGCGAACCGTGCATCTATTTCATCTTGGAAGCCTACGCCTTGCGCTACACCTCTGCCTCGCAGGCAGGGATGATTGCCTCGTCCATGCCTATCTTCGTGGCGCTGGGAGCCTTCTTTTTTCTTGGGGAGCGGCTTTCCCGCAGGGTCTGGGGCGGCTTTCTGCTCGCCAGCAGCGGCGTGGTGTGGCTCTCTCTTGCCGGGGAATCCACGGAAAGCGCGCCCAATCCGCTGCTCGGCAATACGCTGGAAACTCTGGCCATGGCGTCTGCCGCCGTCTATGTGGTCATAGCCAAGCGGCTTTCTGCCTATTATCCTCCCCTGTTCATCACCGCCGCCCAGTGCACGGCGGGGACTGTGTTCTTCTTTCCCCTGCTCTTTCTGCCCACCACGCAGATGCCTGCGGAGTTTCCGCCGGATGCCACGCTCAGCGTGGTCTATCTGGGCACGGTCATCACCATCGGGGCATACGGCCTGTATAACTACGGGGTGAGCAAGATTCCGGCGGGACAGGCAGGGGCATGGATTAACCTCATTCCCGTGGCGACCCTTGTGATGGGGTGGCTCATTCTGGGCGAAACGCTTACGCCTACCCAGTATCTGGCGTCCGTTCTGGTGTTGCTGGGTGTGTATCTTACCCAGCGATAG
- a CDS encoding ADP-ribosylglycohydrolase family protein: protein MANLHAAILTSLAADSLAMGAHWEYDQKRIEDALGRVSTLLPPTLTQYHPNRGAGDLSHYGDQVLVLLDTVTAAGRFDLHAFCTAWQARMKDYDGYLDRATRETLRNLDEGLPPERSGALSSDFSAAARIAPLFTVHGDDAAALVAAARAQTLMTHNSPLVADGAEFFARTVLGVLGGATVREALDAAAEAGYAHLPAEDWLAFTYLSADEDARMAIARFGQSCGMKAAFHGVVHLVTRYEDTPQDALVENVMAGGDSCARGLMAGLILGARHGELACAPAWCNGLTCLPFLRQCLGRVL from the coding sequence ATGGCCAACCTGCATGCCGCCATTCTGACATCGCTTGCCGCAGATTCGCTGGCAATGGGCGCGCACTGGGAGTACGACCAGAAACGCATTGAAGACGCGCTGGGGCGGGTATCCACGCTGCTGCCGCCCACGCTGACCCAGTACCACCCCAACCGGGGAGCGGGCGACCTTTCCCACTACGGGGATCAGGTGCTGGTGCTGCTGGATACCGTAACCGCCGCCGGGCGGTTTGACCTGCATGCTTTCTGCACCGCATGGCAGGCGCGGATGAAGGATTATGACGGGTATCTGGACCGCGCCACCCGCGAAACCCTGCGTAATCTTGACGAGGGGCTGCCTCCCGAGCGGTCCGGTGCGCTTTCTTCCGATTTTTCCGCGGCCGCACGCATTGCCCCGCTGTTCACCGTGCACGGGGATGATGCGGCGGCCCTTGTGGCTGCCGCCCGTGCCCAGACCCTGATGACGCATAATTCTCCACTGGTGGCGGACGGGGCGGAGTTTTTTGCCCGCACCGTGCTCGGGGTGCTGGGCGGTGCCACCGTGCGCGAGGCACTGGACGCGGCGGCAGAGGCCGGATACGCGCACCTGCCCGCCGAAGACTGGCTGGCCTTTACCTACCTTTCTGCCGACGAGGACGCCCGCATGGCCATTGCCCGGTTCGGGCAGTCGTGCGGCATGAAGGCTGCCTTTCACGGGGTGGTGCATCTGGTGACCCGCTACGAGGACACCCCGCAGGATGCGCTGGTGGAGAACGTGATGGCGGGGGGCGACTCCTGCGCCCGTGGGCTTATGGCGGGCCTTATTCTGGGGGCGCGCCACGGTGAACTGGCCTGTGCGCCCGCGTGGTGCAACGGGCTGACCTGCCTGCCGTTCCTGCGGCAGTGCCTTGGCCGGGTTCTCTAG
- a CDS encoding class I SAM-dependent methyltransferase produces MWNDKDTVRRYEEWYDTPEGAFALRAERRLLEFLISGWPRRGHSFLDVGCGPGLALETLYETGFDVTGLDASPAMLAAARRRMGQRADLHVGNAEHLPFADSQFDYVCLLTVLEFAENPQRVLEEAFRVAARGVVVTMLNKWSLYYLTRGLCPCNDASMLCKATWFTPVRMRSMVRRAAGAKMPLTMRSVLPGPPLTWRRSMPWRYLNTMLLPYGLGSYAGIRVDLCNVETFTPIGARTKPVAVKPVPSP; encoded by the coding sequence ATGTGGAATGACAAGGACACCGTCCGCCGCTACGAAGAATGGTATGATACGCCGGAGGGCGCGTTTGCCCTGCGTGCGGAGAGGCGGCTGCTGGAGTTTCTTATTTCCGGCTGGCCTCGGCGGGGGCATTCGTTTCTGGATGTGGGCTGCGGGCCGGGACTGGCGCTTGAAACCCTGTATGAGACAGGGTTTGACGTGACCGGGCTTGATGCCTCGCCCGCCATGCTGGCTGCGGCACGCAGGCGCATGGGACAGCGGGCGGACCTGCACGTGGGCAATGCCGAGCATCTGCCCTTTGCGGACAGTCAGTTCGACTATGTGTGCCTGCTCACCGTGCTGGAATTTGCAGAGAATCCGCAACGCGTGCTGGAAGAGGCCTTTCGCGTGGCGGCACGCGGGGTGGTGGTGACCATGCTGAATAAATGGTCGCTGTATTATCTCACCCGTGGCCTGTGCCCCTGCAATGATGCCTCCATGCTCTGCAAGGCCACATGGTTCACGCCGGTGCGCATGCGTTCCATGGTGCGCAGGGCGGCAGGCGCAAAAATGCCGCTGACCATGCGCTCTGTGCTGCCCGGCCCGCCGCTGACATGGCGCAGGAGCATGCCGTGGCGTTATTTGAACACCATGCTGCTGCCTTACGGACTGGGTTCCTACGCGGGCATTCGCGTGGATTTGTGCAATGTGGAGACCTTTACCCCGATAGGCGCGCGCACCAAGCCCGTGGCCGTTAAGCCTGTTCCCAGCCCGTAG
- the hisS gene encoding histidine--tRNA ligase: MSTVQKIKGFADMFSPESDAFTFMEGVGREVFGSYGYTELRTPILERTELFKRSIGDETDVVQKEMYTFDDRKGRSLTMRPEATAGVMRAYIEANVHAQEQVAKLFTFGPMFRYERPQKGRMRQFHQINCECLGPDEPYADAEVILMLMTFLTRIGLTELSLEINSLGCRECRPQYNAALKAFFAGLDAGALCEDCRRRMETNPLRVLDCKVPGCKALTKDAPTIVEHTCAVCTDHHAKVLAVLDRAAIPYVQNVRLVRGLDYYNRTTFEVVSGSIGAQASVAGGGRYDGLIRQLGGPDVPGVGFACGMERLALMLGERTVAQPDFFIAILDPAGLETALMLAQTLRTAGRTGETAFAAKSMKAQMRQAGRKNARKVLIIGGDELANGTVVVKDMASGEQAVVPVADIAAHV; the protein is encoded by the coding sequence ATGAGCACCGTACAGAAAATCAAGGGTTTCGCGGACATGTTCTCGCCGGAGAGCGATGCCTTTACCTTTATGGAAGGCGTGGGGCGCGAGGTGTTCGGCAGCTACGGCTACACCGAGCTGCGTACGCCCATTCTGGAGCGCACCGAGCTGTTCAAGCGCTCCATAGGCGATGAAACCGACGTGGTGCAGAAGGAAATGTATACCTTCGACGACCGCAAGGGGCGCTCGCTGACCATGCGGCCCGAGGCCACGGCGGGAGTTATGCGGGCATACATAGAAGCCAATGTGCATGCGCAGGAACAGGTTGCCAAGCTGTTTACCTTTGGTCCCATGTTCCGGTACGAGCGGCCGCAGAAGGGGCGCATGCGCCAGTTCCACCAGATAAACTGCGAATGTCTGGGGCCTGACGAGCCGTATGCCGATGCGGAAGTCATTCTTATGCTCATGACCTTTCTTACCCGCATAGGCCTGACAGAGCTTTCGCTGGAGATAAATTCCCTTGGCTGCCGCGAATGCCGCCCGCAGTATAATGCCGCGCTCAAGGCGTTTTTTGCGGGGCTGGATGCTGGTGCCCTGTGCGAGGACTGCCGCCGCCGCATGGAAACCAACCCCCTGCGCGTGCTGGACTGCAAGGTGCCGGGCTGCAAGGCGCTGACCAAGGATGCGCCCACCATTGTGGAGCACACCTGCGCCGTCTGCACGGACCACCACGCCAAGGTGCTGGCCGTGCTGGACCGGGCCGCCATTCCCTATGTGCAGAACGTGCGGCTGGTGCGCGGGCTGGATTACTACAACCGTACCACCTTTGAGGTGGTTTCCGGTTCCATAGGCGCGCAGGCGTCGGTGGCCGGTGGCGGGCGGTATGACGGCCTTATCCGCCAGCTTGGCGGGCCGGACGTGCCGGGTGTGGGATTTGCCTGTGGCATGGAGCGTCTGGCGCTTATGCTCGGAGAGCGCACGGTTGCGCAGCCGGACTTTTTCATCGCCATTCTGGACCCTGCGGGGCTGGAAACCGCGCTTATGCTGGCGCAGACCCTGCGCACGGCGGGCAGGACCGGCGAGACAGCCTTTGCGGCCAAATCCATGAAGGCCCAGATGCGGCAGGCAGGGCGCAAGAACGCCCGCAAGGTGCTTATCATAGGCGGCGACGAGCTGGCGAACGGCACGGTTGTGGTCAAGGACATGGCCTCCGGTGAACAGGCCGTGGTGCCCGTGGCGGATATTGCCGCGCACGTGTAA
- the aspS gene encoding aspartate--tRNA ligase: protein MSDQIVDIQQDHQQYVEPLGNWVRTHNCCELNANNIGAEVCLMGWVQFRRDHGGLIFIDLRDRAGLTQVVFSPDFNAAAHENAYILRTEYVLAVKGVVRHRPEGMTNPNMVTGEVEVYVSEWKLLNTARTTPFQIEDRVDASENLRLEYRYLDLRRPKLARNFILRNRAAQAVRRYLDELNFLEVETPCLTKSTPEGARDFLVPSRVNQGMFYALPQSPQIFKQLLMVAGMDRYYQIVRCFRDEDLRADRQPEFTQIDIEMSFVDEAQVQTMAEGLVARVFKECLDVELTAPFPRMTYEDAMRDYGVDKPDTRFDLKLKEVSGIFRESEFKVFAKAEMVKAMRIPGGGELSRKEIDVFTDFVKIYGAQGLAWIKIKADEWQSPFAKFLSDGEKQNLTEALGLEVGDIVFFQAGAPDMCNSALGNLRLEVARRFGLIPENTFNFLWVTDFPLFEYDAEEKRYVACHHPFTAVQVGQEELMVSDPGKAKARAYDLVLNGSEVGGGSIRIHNRAQQEHMFDALGFSREEAQKQFGFLMDAFEFGAPPHGGIAFGMDRLVMLLTGSPSIRDVIAFPKTQKATCLMTDAPSEVSARQLRELGLRLREAKTE from the coding sequence ATGAGCGACCAGATCGTGGATATTCAGCAGGATCACCAGCAGTACGTTGAGCCCCTTGGTAACTGGGTTCGCACCCACAATTGCTGCGAGCTGAATGCCAATAATATCGGCGCGGAAGTCTGCCTTATGGGCTGGGTGCAGTTTCGCCGTGACCATGGCGGGCTTATCTTCATTGACCTGCGCGACCGCGCGGGGCTTACACAGGTGGTCTTCAGCCCGGATTTTAACGCCGCCGCCCATGAGAACGCCTATATTCTGCGTACGGAATACGTGCTTGCCGTAAAGGGCGTGGTGCGCCACCGCCCGGAAGGCATGACCAACCCCAACATGGTGACGGGCGAGGTGGAAGTGTATGTTTCTGAATGGAAGCTGCTGAACACCGCGCGTACCACGCCTTTTCAGATTGAAGACCGGGTGGATGCCTCCGAAAACCTGCGTCTGGAATACCGCTATCTTGACCTGCGCCGTCCCAAGCTGGCCCGCAACTTCATCCTGCGCAACCGCGCCGCGCAGGCGGTGCGCCGGTATCTGGACGAACTGAATTTCCTTGAGGTGGAAACGCCGTGCCTTACCAAGTCCACGCCGGAAGGTGCGCGCGACTTTCTGGTGCCCAGCCGCGTCAATCAGGGCATGTTCTACGCGTTGCCGCAGTCGCCCCAGATTTTCAAGCAGTTGCTGATGGTGGCGGGCATGGACCGCTATTATCAGATTGTGCGCTGCTTCCGCGATGAAGACCTGCGTGCGGACCGCCAGCCGGAATTCACCCAGATTGATATCGAAATGAGCTTTGTGGACGAGGCGCAGGTGCAGACCATGGCCGAAGGGCTGGTTGCCCGCGTGTTCAAGGAGTGTCTGGACGTGGAGCTTACGGCTCCCTTCCCGCGTATGACCTATGAAGACGCCATGCGCGACTACGGCGTGGACAAGCCGGATACCCGGTTTGACCTGAAGCTGAAGGAAGTGAGCGGCATCTTCCGTGAGTCCGAGTTCAAGGTGTTTGCCAAGGCTGAGATGGTGAAGGCCATGCGCATTCCGGGCGGGGGAGAGCTTTCCCGCAAGGAAATTGATGTGTTCACCGACTTTGTGAAGATATACGGCGCACAGGGGCTTGCGTGGATCAAGATCAAGGCGGACGAGTGGCAGTCGCCCTTTGCCAAGTTCCTTTCCGACGGCGAAAAGCAGAACCTGACCGAGGCACTGGGGCTTGAGGTGGGTGATATTGTGTTCTTTCAGGCGGGTGCGCCGGATATGTGCAACAGCGCGCTGGGCAATCTGCGGCTGGAAGTGGCGCGCCGGTTCGGGCTTATTCCGGAGAACACCTTCAATTTCCTGTGGGTGACAGATTTCCCGCTGTTTGAGTACGATGCGGAAGAAAAGCGCTATGTGGCCTGCCACCATCCCTTCACCGCCGTGCAGGTGGGACAGGAGGAGCTGATGGTTTCTGACCCCGGCAAGGCCAAAGCCCGCGCCTATGACCTTGTGCTGAACGGCAGCGAGGTGGGCGGCGGTTCCATACGCATACACAACCGGGCGCAGCAGGAACACATGTTTGACGCGCTGGGCTTCAGCCGCGAGGAAGCGCAGAAGCAGTTCGGGTTCCTTATGGACGCCTTTGAATTTGGCGCGCCGCCCCACGGCGGTATTGCCTTTGGCATGGACCGGCTGGTGATGCTGCTCACGGGGTCGCCGTCCATACGCGATGTTATTGCCTTCCCCAAGACGCAGAAGGCCACCTGCCTGATGACGGACGCGCCTTCTGAGGTTTCCGCACGTCAGTTGCGCGAGCTTGGTCTGCGGCTGCGTGAGGCCAAGACGGAGTAA
- a CDS encoding cation:proton antiporter family protein, whose protein sequence is MLVILVSFAFAFGLVLSRVGLPPMVGFLVAGFAYNMAGLTPPPGLDFVADLGITLLLFSIGLKLDVRGLLKAEIWASTTVQMIVTTVFMCGVLLLLQFGLGAPFMEMSLATVVILGFALSFSSTVFAVKVLEDKGDLTAFYGRIAIGILIMQDLFAVLFLSASEGKIPSPWAVCVLALPLLRPVFYRLLDVAGRGELFILCGLFIALGVGAEGFSLVGLKPDLGALVVGVLIAGHRRASELSKALFGFKELMLVGFFLSVGMGGLPTGEMLLVAVLLCLVLPVKTGIYHAIVSWFGIRARTSLFSSLSLTNYSEFGLIVTAIAAGQGILSQDWLLVMAMTVSLSFAVSSPLSTHSEKVYRSMFGWLRRFERGFCHPHDAPIDLGSVRAVVFGMGRIGAGAYDGLVPTFGKSICGVDHTPERVDFNRSQGRNVLLGDACDTEFWLKLRSDTGLELVILAMPNHQGNMYAAHQLKNLGFECQVAAIARYPEEVEELSAIGVCTAFNMYEQAGEGLARKAMEGCFLTA, encoded by the coding sequence ATGCTTGTTATTCTGGTCAGTTTTGCCTTTGCCTTCGGGCTTGTGCTCTCGCGGGTGGGGCTGCCGCCCATGGTGGGCTTTTTGGTGGCCGGTTTCGCCTATAACATGGCGGGGCTGACCCCGCCCCCCGGGCTGGACTTTGTGGCGGATCTGGGCATTACGCTGCTCCTGTTCTCCATAGGGCTGAAGCTGGATGTGCGCGGGCTGCTGAAGGCGGAAATATGGGCAAGCACGACGGTCCAGATGATCGTCACCACCGTGTTTATGTGCGGCGTTCTGCTGCTGCTTCAGTTCGGGCTGGGCGCGCCGTTCATGGAAATGTCGCTGGCCACGGTGGTCATACTCGGCTTTGCGCTGTCCTTTTCCAGCACGGTGTTCGCGGTGAAGGTGCTGGAAGACAAGGGCGACCTGACCGCCTTTTACGGGCGCATCGCCATAGGCATTTTGATCATGCAGGACCTCTTTGCGGTGCTGTTTCTCAGTGCCTCGGAGGGCAAGATTCCCAGCCCGTGGGCGGTGTGCGTGCTTGCGCTGCCGCTGTTGCGGCCGGTGTTCTACAGGCTGCTGGACGTGGCGGGCAGGGGCGAGCTGTTTATACTGTGCGGACTGTTCATTGCGCTGGGCGTAGGGGCTGAAGGATTTTCGCTGGTGGGGCTGAAGCCCGACCTGGGAGCTCTGGTTGTAGGCGTGCTCATTGCCGGACACCGCAGGGCGTCTGAACTTTCCAAGGCACTGTTCGGGTTCAAGGAACTGATGCTGGTGGGCTTTTTCCTGTCTGTGGGCATGGGCGGGCTGCCCACAGGGGAGATGCTGCTGGTGGCGGTGCTGCTGTGCCTTGTGCTGCCCGTGAAGACGGGAATCTATCACGCCATTGTGAGCTGGTTCGGCATTCGTGCGCGTACCAGCCTGTTCTCTTCGCTCTCGCTGACCAACTATTCCGAATTCGGCCTCATCGTCACCGCCATTGCGGCAGGGCAGGGGATACTCTCGCAGGACTGGCTGCTGGTAATGGCCATGACCGTGAGCCTGAGTTTTGCGGTATCTTCTCCGCTCAGCACCCATTCCGAAAAAGTGTACCGCAGCATGTTCGGCTGGTTGCGCCGCTTTGAACGGGGCTTCTGCCATCCGCACGATGCCCCTATTGATCTGGGGTCCGTGCGCGCGGTTGTCTTCGGCATGGGACGCATAGGCGCGGGTGCCTACGACGGGCTGGTGCCCACCTTCGGGAAAAGCATCTGCGGCGTGGACCACACGCCGGAACGCGTGGACTTTAACCGCAGCCAGGGGCGCAACGTGCTGCTGGGCGATGCCTGCGACACAGAATTCTGGCTGAAGCTGCGCAGCGACACCGGGCTTGAACTGGTGATTCTGGCTATGCCCAACCATCAGGGCAACATGTACGCAGCCCATCAGCTGAAGAATCTGGGCTTTGAGTGTCAGGTTGCCGCCATAGCCCGCTATCCGGAAGAAGTGGAAGAACTTTCGGCAATAGGAGTGTGCACCGCCTTTAACATGTACGAGCAGGCGGGCGAGGGGCTTGCCCGCAAGGCTATGGAAGGCTGTTTCCTCACCGCATGA
- a CDS encoding KpsF/GutQ family sugar-phosphate isomerase, with protein MQHPSCAPRTDWLELGQDVLNIEIEGLKAVRDRLNGPFVDAVTLLAQCAGRVVVTGLGKSGLVGRKLAATFSSTGTPSFFLHPVEGAHGDLGMIRNEDVVLAISNSGETDELNAVLPTMRSLGVSIVSLTGRPDSTMGRLSDVVIDTGVPREACPLDLAPTASTTAALAVGDALAVCLIHWKSFTADDFRKYHPGGSLGQRLSLRVSSLMHADAPCAPESVSIRQALEVLDAGRLGAVILTDAAGRLSGIITDGDVRRMLCRGIMDMDAPAHTLMVRSPLHATPAQSVAELLDVMEARAITVLPVVQPDMSLAGVIHLHDLLGKGGVKFSGR; from the coding sequence ATGCAGCATCCATCATGCGCCCCCCGCACCGACTGGCTTGAACTGGGTCAGGACGTGCTGAATATTGAAATAGAAGGCCTGAAGGCTGTGCGCGACCGCCTGAACGGGCCGTTTGTGGACGCCGTGACCCTGCTGGCGCAGTGCGCCGGAAGGGTGGTGGTGACGGGCCTGGGCAAGTCCGGCCTTGTGGGACGCAAGCTTGCCGCCACCTTTTCTTCCACAGGCACGCCCTCGTTTTTTCTGCATCCGGTGGAAGGTGCCCACGGCGATCTGGGCATGATCCGCAATGAGGACGTGGTGCTCGCCATATCGAACAGCGGCGAGACGGACGAACTGAACGCCGTGCTGCCGACCATGCGGTCGCTGGGGGTTTCCATCGTCAGCCTGACAGGGAGGCCGGATTCCACCATGGGCAGGCTTTCCGATGTGGTGATAGACACCGGCGTGCCCCGCGAGGCGTGCCCTCTGGACCTTGCGCCCACGGCATCCACCACGGCGGCACTGGCAGTGGGCGATGCCCTTGCCGTGTGTCTTATCCACTGGAAGTCGTTCACGGCGGACGATTTTCGTAAGTATCATCCCGGCGGTTCGCTGGGGCAGCGGCTCTCACTGCGGGTGAGCAGCCTCATGCATGCCGATGCGCCCTGCGCCCCGGAGAGCGTTTCCATACGGCAGGCTCTTGAGGTGCTGGACGCGGGCAGGCTGGGCGCGGTGATTCTGACCGATGCTGCGGGCAGGCTCTCCGGCATTATTACCGACGGCGATGTGCGCCGCATGCTGTGCCGGGGAATCATGGACATGGATGCCCCCGCGCATACCCTGATGGTACGCAGCCCGCTGCATGCCACGCCCGCGCAGTCCGTGGCGGAGCTTCTGGACGTGATGGAGGCGCGGGCCATAACCGTGCTGCCCGTGGTGCAGCCGGATATGTCGCTTGCGGGCGTCATCCACCTGCACGACCTGCTGGGCAAGGGCGGCGTGAAGTTCAGCGGGCGGTAA
- a CDS encoding M24 family metallopeptidase, translating into MNTARYTERRERLRALMREKDLDALLISHEANRYYLSGFELHDPQKNETSGYLLLTADGKDWLCTDARYKDAAARLWDRDRIFIYTGRTAAEMNQLIRETLPKAEGVVGFEAKSLSVAFFEQLSDGLSMTRADGLAEQLRIIKEPEEIERLRRACALNHQLMEWVPSVCRPGRTEAAVAWDIEKFFRENGASALSFDSIVAVGPNAALPHAIPGSTVITDNCPVLIDVGCRVDDYCSDQTRTLWVGDRPTDAFRRTMDLVRRAQVAAIRAMRPGMKVAEVHACAHKVFADAGEAPHFTHSLGHGIGLETHEAPGLSPRVDAELRPGMVVTVEPGLYYPQWGGIRWEYMVLVTEDGVEVL; encoded by the coding sequence ATGAACACTGCCCGCTATACAGAACGCCGCGAACGCCTGCGCGCCCTCATGCGCGAAAAAGACCTGGACGCCCTGCTCATAAGCCACGAGGCAAACAGATACTATCTTTCCGGTTTCGAACTGCACGACCCGCAGAAGAATGAGACCAGCGGCTACCTTCTCCTCACGGCAGACGGTAAAGACTGGCTGTGCACAGACGCCCGCTACAAAGACGCCGCCGCCCGCCTGTGGGACCGCGATCGCATCTTCATCTACACCGGGCGCACCGCCGCAGAGATGAACCAGCTCATCAGGGAAACGCTTCCCAAGGCAGAGGGCGTGGTGGGATTCGAGGCCAAGTCGCTGAGCGTGGCCTTTTTCGAACAGCTTTCGGACGGGCTTTCCATGACGCGGGCGGACGGGCTTGCGGAGCAGTTGCGCATCATCAAGGAACCGGAAGAGATAGAACGCCTGCGCCGCGCCTGCGCGCTGAACCACCAGCTCATGGAGTGGGTGCCCTCAGTGTGCCGCCCGGGACGCACGGAAGCTGCCGTGGCGTGGGATATAGAAAAATTCTTCCGCGAAAACGGCGCCTCGGCCCTGTCTTTCGATTCCATCGTCGCCGTGGGGCCCAACGCCGCGCTGCCGCACGCCATCCCCGGTTCAACCGTCATCACCGACAACTGCCCCGTGCTCATAGACGTGGGCTGCCGCGTGGACGACTACTGCTCGGACCAGACCCGCACCCTCTGGGTGGGCGACAGGCCCACCGATGCCTTCCGCCGAACCATGGACCTCGTACGCAGGGCGCAAGTCGCGGCCATACGCGCCATGCGGCCCGGCATGAAGGTGGCGGAAGTCCATGCCTGCGCGCACAAGGTGTTTGCCGATGCAGGCGAGGCACCGCACTTCACCCACTCCCTCGGCCACGGCATAGGGCTGGAAACGCATGAAGCACCGGGCCTGAGCCCCCGCGTGGATGCCGAACTCCGCCCCGGCATGGTGGTCACCGTGGAACCGGGCCTCTATTACCCCCAATGGGGCGGCATCCGCTGGGAATACATGGTCCTGGTCACGGAAGACGGCGTGGAGGTGCTGTAG
- the cls gene encoding cardiolipin synthase — protein sequence MNTLVWLLIPLTFIMAAAVAGHALVHKREPRAALGWVAVCLTFPIAGPLLYYVFGINRVRRSALKLREEALAQHVGREWLHGGPEPLVPVGALDEFHIPPRYREFERVGRSATGMPLCGGNCMEPLFNGEQAFPRMLQAIEQAQTCVYLSTYIMETGPQGRAFVDALARAVRRGVDVRVLIDGVGEKYSWPRASTLLRRQGVPVAIFLPPRLIPPQLSINLRNHRKVLVTDGLVGFTGGMNIGRRHLADNDNPRRVTDVHFRFMGPVVAQLQGAFLEDWGVATGRYTAPLPIHEQCEGDCLCRVITDGPDNPLDPMASVIIAVISTARRSVRIMTPYFLPSRDLMSALQSAVLRGVDVRIVLPGKNNLPFVHWATRNMLWELLQRGVRVFYQPPPFCHTKLLIVDGSYLHVGSANMDPRSLRLNFELTVEVLDVNMGRQMSRHFDRIQRASREVTLEEVDSRSLPVRLRDAFFWLFSPYM from the coding sequence ATGAACACTTTGGTCTGGCTGCTCATACCCCTTACATTCATTATGGCTGCCGCCGTGGCAGGGCACGCGCTGGTGCACAAGCGCGAACCACGCGCCGCGCTGGGCTGGGTGGCGGTGTGCCTGACCTTTCCCATAGCCGGACCGCTGCTCTATTATGTGTTCGGCATAAACCGGGTGCGCCGCAGCGCGCTGAAGCTGCGGGAAGAGGCACTGGCACAGCATGTGGGCAGGGAATGGCTGCATGGCGGACCGGAACCGCTGGTGCCCGTGGGCGCGCTGGACGAGTTTCATATTCCCCCGCGTTACCGTGAATTTGAGCGGGTGGGCCGCTCGGCAACGGGCATGCCGCTGTGCGGGGGCAACTGCATGGAGCCGCTCTTTAACGGCGAACAGGCGTTTCCCCGCATGTTGCAGGCCATAGAACAGGCGCAGACATGCGTGTATCTTTCTACCTACATCATGGAAACAGGGCCGCAGGGCCGGGCGTTTGTGGATGCCCTTGCCCGCGCCGTGCGACGTGGCGTGGACGTGCGGGTGCTTATTGACGGCGTGGGCGAGAAATACAGTTGGCCCCGTGCCTCGACCCTGCTGCGGCGGCAGGGGGTTCCGGTGGCCATATTCCTGCCGCCGCGCCTCATCCCCCCGCAGTTAAGCATTAACCTGCGCAACCACCGCAAGGTGCTGGTGACGGACGGTTTGGTGGGCTTTACCGGGGGCATGAACATAGGCAGGCGACATCTGGCGGATAATGATAATCCCCGACGCGTTACGGATGTGCACTTCCGGTTCATGGGACCTGTTGTGGCGCAGTTGCAGGGCGCGTTTCTGGAAGACTGGGGGGTTGCCACCGGCAGATACACCGCCCCGCTGCCCATACACGAACAGTGCGAGGGCGACTGCCTGTGCAGAGTGATAACCGACGGGCCGGATAATCCGCTGGACCCGATGGCCTCTGTCATCATTGCGGTTATTTCCACGGCGCGGCGGTCTGTGCGCATAATGACGCCCTACTTCCTGCCCTCGCGCGACCTGATGAGCGCGCTGCAATCTGCCGTGCTGCGCGGGGTGGACGTGCGCATCGTGCTGCCCGGCAAGAACAATCTGCCCTTTGTGCACTGGGCCACGCGCAACATGCTCTGGGAACTGCTGCAACGCGGGGTGCGCGTGTTCTACCAGCCGCCGCCGTTCTGTCATACCAAGTTGCTCATCGTGGACGGCAGCTACCTGCATGTGGGGTCCGCCAACATGGACCCGCGCAGCCTGCGGCTGAATTTTGAGCTTACGGTGGAAGTGCTGGATGTGAACATGGGCCGCCAGATGAGCCGCCACTTTGACAGGATTCAGCGCGCATCCCGCGAGGTGACGCTGGAGGAGGTGGACAGTCGCTCTCTGCCTGTACGGTTGCGGGACGCCTTTTTCTGGCTTTTTTCTCCCTACATGTAG